ATAAAAACTACCCGACCATGTTTGTCGTAAAGCAGTACTTAAATTATATTTTGTAGAAGAATGATGCACCACATGACTTGCCCAAAAAAGTCTACTTTCATGTGCAATTCTGTGGTTCCAATAATAAACAAAATCATCAGCAAAGAGTAATAAAATCCATGACCACCAAATAAAAGGTATTGTAAAAAAACGATAGTTGTATAAAAAGGTGAAAAAAGCTAAAGCAAGTATTTTTGTAAATAAGCCAATAAAAACATTTCCTAAGCCCATTGTAATTGATGTCATTGCATCTTTAAATTCATAATCCTCCAATTTTACTTTAACAGTTAAAGTTACTTCAATGATTATTGTTAAAACAAAAAAAGGAATAGCATAATGAATTATATTTGGTAGTTCAGGGATGTTCATAAATAAGATCGATTAATATTGAAGTGTAAAAATACTAAAAACAAGCAAGTTAATAAAAAAGGGAAATCATTTTTTTATAGGTTAAAAACACTTATATTTGCAGGCTTAAAATAAATTTTAAACAATCTAATTATGAATCATTACGAAACTGTTTTCATTTTGAATCCCGTTTTATCTGAAACTCAGATAAAGGAGACAGTAAAGAAGTTTGAGGACTATTTACTTTCTAAAGGTGCAGAAATGATTTCTAAAGAAGATTGGGGCTTAAAAAAATTAGCTTACCCAATCGAAAAGAAAAAAAGTGGATTTTACCACTTATTAGACTACAAAGTGGCAGGTGATGCTATTACTGCTTTTGAATTAGAATTCAGAAGAGATGATAGTGTTATGCGTTATTTAACTGTAAGGTTAGATAAACATGCTGAAGCGTGGGCTGAAAAAAGAAGAGAACGTGTTAAATCTGCAAAAAAGTAAGAAATGGCGTCAACAACAATAGAACAACAGTCAAAAGGAAACAAGCAGGGAGAAGTACGTTACTTAACTCCGCTTGATATTGAAACAAAAAAAGAAGCAAAATATTGTCGTTTTAAAAAGAACGGTTTTAAATACATCGATTATAAAGATGCAGACTTCTTAATGTATTTAGTAAACGAACAAGGTAAAATTTTACCAAGACGTTTAACAGGAACATCATTAAAATATCAACGTAAAGTTGCACAAGCTATTAAAAGAGCTCGTCATTTAGCTTTAATGCCATATGTTGGTGATTTATTAAAATAATAAAGAAGTAGAGACATGGAATTGATACTAAAACAAGACGTAGAAAATTTAGGTTTTAAAGACGATGTTGTAACTGTTAAGAATGGTTATGGTCGTAACAGCCTAATTCCTAAAGGATATGCAATTTTAGCTACTTCTTCAGCTAAAAAAGTATTAGCTGAAAATTTAAAGCAACGTGCTTTTAAAGAAGCTAAATTAATAGAAGATGCTACTAAAATAGCAGAAGCTGTTAAAGGGTATGAATTAAAAATTACTTCTAAAGTAGGTTCAGGAGATAAGTTATTTGGTTCAGTAAACAATATTAATGTTGCTGAAGCTTTAGCTAAAGCTGGTACTGTAATTGATAAGAAATTTATTAAAGTTACTGGAGGTAGTGTAAAAAGATTAGGTAAATACAATGCAGCTGTACGTTTACACAGAGCAGTTGTTGCTGATATCGTTTTTGAAGTTGTTGCTGAAAAGTAAGAATTAAAAAATACATTTATAAAAACCTATTCATTTTGAATAGGTTTTTTTTTGTTTAATTATAAAAATACTATGCTAAAAAGAATACTTAGTTTATACAATTTATTAAAAAATAAAACGAAAAACCTGAACAATAATTAATATTGTTCAGGTTTAACATTTTGTAATTCGTTATTATTAAGACTACATAATTTTAATATCTTCTTGATTTCTAAGAATATCTTCTATTGTTTCTCTTTTTCTAATTAAATAATCCTTTCCTTTATAGATCATAACCTCAGCTGGTTTAAATCTTGAGTTGTAATTAGAGGCCATTGAATAACAATAAGCACCCGCATTATTAAAGCATAAAATATCTTCTTCTGATATTTCATTAATTCTTCTATTAGATCCAAACGTGTCAGTTTCGCATATGTAACCAACAATACTATAAAAACGTTCTCTACCTTTAGGGTTTGATAAATTTTCGATAGTATGATGTGAGTTATAAAGCATTGGACGTATTAAATGATTCATTCCACTATCAACACCAGCGAAAACAGTAGAGGTTGTTTGTTTAATTACATTTACTTTAGCTAAAAAATAACCTGATTCACTAACCAAAAACTTACCTGGTTCAAACATTAGCGTAACGTTTTTTCCGTAAACCTTGCAAAATTTATTAAATCTGTCAGATAATTTATCTCCTAATTCAATGATATCTGTAGAGATATCGTCTTTTTTATAAGGAACTTTAAATCCACTTCCAAAATCAATAAAGTCAATATTTTTAAATTGTTTAGCAACATCAAATAATATATCAGAGGCTCTTATAAATGTATCAATATCTAAAATATCAGAACCTGTATGCATATGTATGCCGTTAATACGCATTCCAGTATTTTCAACTACTCGCTTTATATGAGGTACTTGATGAATTGAAATTCCAAATTTAGAATCGATATGTCCAACAGAAATATTGCTATTTCCTCCTGCCATTATATGCGGATTAATTCGAATACAAACAGGTGTTTTTGGGTGTTTTTGCCCAAACAATTCTAGTATAGATAAATTATCAATATTAATTTGTATTCCTAGTTTGGCAACTTCTTCAATTTCTTGAAGCGAAACACCATTTGGAGTATAAATAATATCCTTTGGAGCAAAACCTGCAAGTAAACCTAATCTTACTTCTTGAATAGAAACCGTATCTAAACCACTTTTCAAGGTTTTAAATACTTTTAAAATATTTATATTAGATAGTGCTTTAACAGCGTAATTTATCTTTAAGTTTTTAACTTTAGAAAAAGCAGCCGTCATATTTTTATACTGATTTATTATTTTTTCAGTATCATATACATAAAGTGGCGAACCATACTTATTGGCTAAATTTAATAACTCTTCTCTATTCATTTTTTGTCTATGTATTAATAAGTGTCAAATGTAGATAAGCATTTTTTTTTGACAAATTATTTATAAGAAATATACAAATCTAGTTTTTTTGTGAAAAAATAAGGTGTTTTTCCTGTAATGCATGGTGTAAAAATAAATCATCTTTGTATTGAAATTAAAGAAAGGGGTTTTACTTTATATTTAGGGTGTTTTCTGTAGGGGGCAGGAATATCAAAAAAAAACTCTAGCATATGCTAGAGTTTTTTTTATAAGAAATAATCTTTTATTTAAATTTTGTAGCTACCTTTTCAGTAATACCAACAATTACTTCAATAGCTTTAAGAATACTCTCTACAGGAACGTATTCATAACGCCCATGAAAGTTATGGCCACCAGCAAATATATTCGGACAAGGTAGCCCTTTATATGATAATTGTGACCCATCAGTACCACCACGAATCGCTTTAATTAAAGGTTTTATGCCAAGATCATTCATAACCTCTTCAGCAATATCAACAATATGCATAACAGGAGTTACTTTTTCTTTCATATTGTAGTATTGATCTTTTATTTCAATTTCAATAAGATCTTTTCCTAATTTAGTGTTCATTACAGAAACTAAATCTAACATAGCTTGTTTACGGTTTTTAAACAATTCCATATCATGATCTCTAATAATATACTGTAAAACTGTTTTTTCTACTTTTCCTTCCATTTGATGTAAATGAAAAAAACCTTCATAACCAGTCGTTTTTTCAGGAACTTCATCTTCAGGTAAAGCATTGATTAATTCACTAGCGATAGTCATTGAATTAATCATTTTTCCTTTTGCATATCCAGGGTGTACTATTTTACCATTAATAGTAATTTTTGCACCAGCTGCATTAAAATTTTCATATTCTAGCTCACCAATTTGGCTTCCGTCCATCGTGTAAGCCCATTGTGCACCAAATTTTTCTACATCAAACATGTGAGCTCCTTTACCAACTTCTTCATCAGGAGGAAAGCATACTCTAATTTTACCGTGTTTAATTTCTGGGTTTTGAATTAAATATTCCATTGCTGAAACAATTTCGGTAACACCAGCTTTATCATCAGCACCTAATAAAGTAGTACCATCTGTAGTAATAATTGTTTGCCCTTTGTATTGCAATAAGTCATCAAAATAATCAGGAGAAAGTACAATGTTTTGTTCTTTGTTTAAAAGGATATCTTTACCATCATAATTTTCATGAATTTGAGGTTTTACATTTGCTCCAGTAAAATCAGGGCTTGTATCAATATGAGCAACAAAACCGATAGTTGGTACTTCGTAATCTAAATTACTAGGTAACGTAGCCATTAAATAGCAGTTTTCATCTAAGTCAACATCTTCCATTCCTAATTCTTTCAATTCTTTTTCCAGAACTCTTGCTAAATCCCATTGTTTCTCTGTACTAGGAAAAGCAGGATTGTTAGGATCACTTTCAGTATCAATAGTTACATATTTTATAAATCTATCGATGATATGTTGTTTGTTCATTGTTATAATTTTAAGCGTTTCAAAAATAACTAATTCAATTGTATTTTGTCTATTAATTTTATGGCGTTACATATTCGTTTATCAACTAAAGAATCTCCATAAACTTCAGTTTTAATATGTAAGAAATTTTCAGAGTTTATTTTGGTAAATGTATTTAAAATATGATATGTATAATTGTTTTTTTTACCTTTAGCATAACTGAAGTATGAAGGTTTGTTTAATAAGTTTATAGCATTCGTTTTTACTTCTGATAATTGCATTCTCTTATTATCATCCGTAATTTTTTGCTTAAAAGTATTGTCAATAAAAGCAGTTTTATGCACTAAAGTAACATCAATAAGTGTCGTTTTTGTTAAGCTAAGAGTTGTGTCAGCAGCATAAATAGATGTTTTTGTATTGTCGTAATATAAATTTACCTTCCAGTTGTTTGGAAGTTGAGTGCTAAACATGTTTCTAACATCATTATGTATCTTTAAATCATCGTTTGTACTTAAGATTTTACAATTAAATTCATCTTTTAAATCAGGAAGTGAATTGCAGGAAATAGATAAAAAAAAAACAAAAACAGCAGAAAAATATTTCATAGATAATAATTTTATTTTTTTTGCTTAAAGTAAGCAATTAACAAATCTACTACATAACTGTAAGATTTAATTCCTTTTGATTGATTGTTTGCTTTTAAATAAGAATTGTAACCTTTTTTAAAATAAGGCTCAATAGGATTGTCAAATTTTTTCCAATGTAAATAACTGCCTCTATAATCTTTATATATTCCTTTGTTTACACTATGTTTTATTTCTTTAGCTAGTTTTTTATCATGCTTATAAACCTGACTAATACAATAATTATAAGCCATGCGGTATCCTGAATATTTAAAGTAGATATCATCATTATAAATTGATGCAAGAAAACCAACAAAGTTAGCATCATTTTCAGCAGCCCAACCAATTTGATGTGCCATTTCATGACAGGTTGTTGAGGGATATCCTGTTTTTGGAATCATATCATTTATTTGAGCTTCGCCTGTAATTGGATTTATGTAACCAGCAGTACCATTATAAGATTGAAATAAACTAACTAAAGAGTTTTTTATTGAAGAGGTTTTGTATGTTAACTGCGGATAAATAACTGCTAATTTTTTATAACCATTAGGTGCTAACGTGTAAATTTCTTTTTGGGTATGCGGTGATTCAATTTTAATAGTATCGTTATCTGTAATTTTTAGATGGATTTTATTTAGTTCTAAAACAATTTTTTTAGTTGTTTGTATTAATTGTTCTGTGGTGTAATTGGATTGTTGTAGTCCAAGATTTTTAGCTAAAGGTTCTCTAAAATAATTCAATCCCCAAAAAGTATAAAAACAAAAATAAATTATAGCTAAAGTTGCCGTAAGTCTTATTAATAGCGTAATACTATTTTTAAATCGATCTTTAATCAAACGATAAATAGCTCTTGTTAATGAAAATAGCAAAACAAAACCTAAAACATCACCAACGGAAAATGGAATCCATCCAAAAATAAATCTAAAAAAAGAAGAGATATATGGGTATAGTCCATTACTGTAATATTGCTCTACCCATTGAGGTTTTTGACTTAAAAATTGCACAATCAATAATTGAAAAGGTAAGGTTAAGGCGAATATTATTTGTTTTTTATTGTACTGCATAAATTCAAAAATAAGAAAGTTAGTAGGTTATCAACAAGTTAATAACAGTTTTGTTTACAAAATTTTGTATAAAGAAAGTTAAGGGTAGCCCCTGTAAGTATCATCTTAAAATTTTACATTTGCAATTATGGAAAGAACTCAATCTCTCAGAGGAACGAAAGCAGAAAAATCTAAAATTATTAGCCTTGAAAAAGGGAAATTACCACCACAAGCTTTAGAATTAGAAGAAGCTGTTTTAGGTGCTATGATGATTGATAAGAAAGGGATTGATGAAATAATTGATATTCTAAGTCCTGATTCTTTTTATGATAAAAGGCACCAAGAAGTATATGCAGCTATTTATACATTGTTTCAAAATTCAGAACCGATTGATTTACTTTCGGTTTCAAATCAGTTAAAAAAAGACGGTACCTTAGATTTAGCAGGAGGTGATTTTTATTTAATCGGTTTAACTCAAAAAGTAGCATCTTCTGCGCATATTGAGTTTCATGCCAGAATTATATTAGAAAAATATATACAACGTAGGTTAATTACAATCTCGTCTGAGATTATAGAAAGTGCTTATAATGAGACGGTAGATGTTTTTGACTTATTAGATGATGCCGAGGGTAAATTATTTGAAGTAACCCAAGGGAATCTTAAAAAAGGAGCTGAAAGAGCAGATTCGTTAGTACAACAATCTATTACTAAAATACAAGAAATTTCAGGTAAAGAGGGGATGAGTGGTTTGGCTACCGGATTTACGAAATTAGATGCATTAACTTCGGGTTGGCAACCATCCGATTTAATTATTATTGCTGCACGTCCGGGTATGGGTAAAACAGCATTTGTAATTTCAATGGCTAAAAATATGGCGATTGATTTTGGACATGGTGTTGCTGTTTTTTCATTAGAGATGTCATCGGTACAGTTAATTACACGTATGATTTCTTCGGAAACAGGATTAACATCAGAGAAATTACGTAAAGGAAATTTAGAACCACATGAATGGGAACAGTTAAATGTAAAAGTTAAAAAACTTTCTGATGCCCCAATATTTATTGATGATACTCCAGCGCTTTCAATTTTTGATTTACGTGCAAAAGCACGACGTTTAGTATCGCAACACGATGTGAAAATAATTGTTATTGATTATTTACAGTTAATGACAGCTGGTGGAGCAGGAGGGAATCGTGAGCAAGAAATATCAACCATTTCTCGTAACTTAAAAGCACTAGCAAAAGAATTAAGTATACCCGTAATTGCCTTATCTCAGTTATCTCGTGCGGTGGAAACTCGTGGAGGATCTAAACGTCCGTTACTATCAGATTTACGTGAATCTGGAGCAATTGAGCAGGATGCCGATATTGTATCGTTTATTTTTAGACCAGAATACTACGGAATGACAGAATGGGATGATGATGATCATAGTCCGTGTGAAGGTCAGGGTGAATTTATTGTAGCAAAACACCGTAATGGTGGAATGGATAATATTCGTCTAAAATTTACAGGTCACTTAGCTTTATTCTCAGATTTAGAAGAAGGAATTAGTAGTGAGTTTCAGTCGAGTATGAACACAGGTATAGAATCTGGTTTTAATACAGATGTAGCTTCTAGTGATTTTGTGTCGCCAGAAGATGCATTTGGACCTAGTGATGATGATGTTCCGTTTTAGAACTTAAATAACTATAAAAATAAAAGAATACACAATTGCTACTTAGTAATTGTGTATTTTAGTTTTTAATATGAAGAAAACGCTATTTTTACTATTATTTTTATTTCTTTCAAACTCAATTTTGGCATCATTTGTTTATGTGCCAATGAGTAGTGAAAATCAGAAGAATCATTTAAAAGCATACGGAATTGTTTATTACGCGCTACAAAATGGTTTAAAAGCAAAATGGTTGTTAAATTATGATGGAGGCGCTTTTTTAATAGAAAATAATGAATCGATAGTAAAAGAATGTAAAATACGGGGAGTTTCATATCAAGTAATTACAGATGCTAAATCGGCATTAATTTTAGAAGAAATTTCTTCACCCTCTAAAAATCAAGAAGCAGTAACTTTAGAAAAAGCACCAAAAATAGCAGTGTATTCACCAAAAGGCAAAATGCCTTGGGATGATGCCGTAACCATGGTATTAACCTATGCTGAAATTCCGTTTGATGTAATTTATGACGAAGAAGTACTGAATGATAAATTATTACTGTACGAGTGGTTGCACTTGCACCACGAAGATTTTACAGGGCAATATGGACGTTTTTATGGTGCGTTTAGAACTGCACCTTGGTATATTCAACAGAAAAAAGATGCAGAAGCATTGGCTACAAAATTAGGATACACTAAAGTTTCTGAAGAAAAAAGAGCAGTAGCCAAAAAAATACGTGATTATGTAGTTGGTGGAGGCTTTATGTTTGCAATGTGCTCAGCTACTGATAGTTTTGATATTTCTTTGGCTGCCGATGGTATTGATATTTGTGAAGGGATGTTTGATGGTGATGCATCTGAACCTAGTTATCAATCAAAAATAGATTTTAATAAAACATTTGCGTTTAAAGATTTTCAATTAATTAGAAACCCAACAACATACGAGTTTTCATCAATAGATATGACAAGAAAACGAAGAATAAAAAAAGAGGTGGATTATTTTACTTTAAAGGAGTTCTCTGCAAAATGGGATCAAGTACCAACCATGTTAACACAAAACCATACACAGTTGGTAAAAGGTTTTATGGGACAAACGACTTCGTTTGATTACAATACAATGAAATCTACTGTTATTGTTCTGGGAGAAAATAGTACCAACAAAGAAGGTAAATATATACATGGAACGAAAGGGAAAGGAATGTTTACTTTTTATGGTGGTCATGACCCTGAAGATTATCAGCATAGAATAGGTGATCCAAAGACAGAATTAGATTTACACCCTACATCACCAGGTTATCGTTTAATTTTAAATAATGTGCTTTTTCCTGCAGCAAAAAAGAAGAAGCAAAAAACATAATTATATTTAAATATTAATTTCCGTTTTCTCTAATTCTTTAATGAAATAAGAAGGTTTAATTTCTGTGAACTTATAAAAAGCTTTTGAAAAAGATTCTGCATTTTTAAAGCCAACTTCATTTGCTATAGCTTTAATAGTATATTTTCTTAATAAAGAATCTGTTTTTAACCTTTTAACAGTATAATTAATTCTTAGGTTATTAATGTAATTAGAAAAAGTAGTGTTTTTATGATGGTTTATTACTTTAGATAAATAATTAGTGTTCGTATTTACTTTATTAGCTAAAGCTTGTAAACTGTTATCACTATTTAAAAAAGCTTTTTCTTTTTCAAAAATATCTAGTTCTTTTAAAATTGAAGTAACAATATTGTTAGGTATATTATGTTTATTTGTAACAGTATTCTTTGTGTTTTGTATAGTTATATGTTTAATAGACTCCCTTTGATTAACTAAATCTAAAAAACGTTTCTTATAGATATTTCTTTTTTTTAATTGGTAAAGAATTAATAAGGTAGTTATAAAAAGAAGAGATAGGTAGATAAGTTTATTTCTTTTAGATTTTTGAATTTGTTTTTCTAACGTATATATAATCGCTTTTTTTTCAGCTAAAAGATTTGGGATGTCGTATTCTTCAGTAAAAGTTTTATCTAGTGATTTGTGTTGTTCATTTAGGGCATTTTTAATTTTTAATAATTTATCTAAATAATAAAGTTGTTTTTTAAAATTACTTTTTAATTTATAATGTTTAGTTAAATATTTAAAGGTGAACTGTAAGTTTTCTGAAGGTGATTTATGTAGTTGATGTAAAGAATCTACTTTTAAATAGTGTTTTAATGCTGAATTATGATTTTTTAAAGAATCGTAACATTTAGCTATTAAATAAAAATTATTTCTAAGAGCATAGTAATTTTCATCATCAATTAAGAAAGGTGTTACTTTATTGTAATAGGATATAGCTTTATTAAAGTTTTTTTGTTTAAAATTAATAGTGGCATATATTTTATTTAAATTACCTAAGTAAAAAGATGAGTCCATACTTTTTTTATAAATAGACTTTGCTTTATTACAATAGATATAAGCAGAATCATATTTTTTTAAGTGAATATAAGAAAAAGGCATATTAACAATAATGGAATAAAAATCAGATTTAGGATTGAAATATTGATTTTTTAAGACATAATTATATACTTGTTTGTATAGAATATTGGATTTTTTATGTTTTTTTTGTCTACTTTTTAATAGTGCCAAGAACATTTTGCTTATGTTTAACAGACTATCATTTTTTATTTTTTTTGTAATTTCTATTACTTTTAAGACATCGGTTAATGATTTGTTAATTACATTTTTATGAAGATAGTATTTACTTCTGTCAATATATATACAACTGGGAAAATTTTTGTTAGGTTTTGTTTCTGTTAGTTTTATTAATGAATCACAATAATTTAAATAAATATTTTCATCATTTTTTATATCAGCTAAATAATATTTGCCATTAACCATTTCCATAGTGTCTTTTTCTTTTATGGCTTTTGAAAAATAAGCATTTGCATATGTAATTGCTTTTAAGGTGTCGGGTTTACTTTCGTAAAATAAATCGGACAACTCGTTATAGCCTTTTTGAGATAAAGAATCTAAAGAAAAAGCAGTGTTTTGACTATTAATAGTTAAATTAATTATGAATAATAAAGAAAAAATAAGTGTTTTTTTTAAAAAAAAGGACATGTGTAAATATTATAAGCCTCAAATTTACTGTTTACGTTGTTAAAATAAGTCTTTTTTTTTGTGTTGATATTGAGGTATTTATGTTTTTTCTTACTCGGGTTTCATGAAAGTAGACTACCTTTTATTGCGTGTTAATAAAACATAGAGGTTCTTTGAGCTACGTAAACAAAAGGGTTCGAATACTAAATTATTTAGAAAGGGGAAATTAAATGAAAAAGAAATTTTACAACCACGAACCCTTTTTCTTTTAAGAATTAAAAAAAGAAATTGGCAATTGTTTTATAAACCGTTACTTTTGCTCACACAAAACAAAACAACAATGCCAACAACACAACAACTTCAAGATTTTACACAACAGGTTCGTAGAGATATCGTTCGAATGGTACATGCAGTTAGTTCAGGACATCCAGGAGGATCTTTAGGATGCGCAGAATTTTTAACATGTCTGTATCAAGAAATCATGGAGTATTCTACTGATTTTGAAATGGACGGTAATAAAGAAGATTTATTCTTTTTATCTAACGGACACATTTCACCGGTATATTACAGTGTTTTAGCTCGTAGTGGATTTTTTCCAGTAGCTGAGTTAGCAACCTTTAGAAAGTTAAATACTCGTTTACAAGGACACCCAACAACACATGAAAAATTACCAGGTATTCGTATCGCTTCAGGATCGTTAGGACAAGGTATGAGTGTTGCTATTGGTGCAGCAGAAGCTAAGAAGTTAAATGGAGATGATAAAATTGTATACACATTACATGGTGATGGTGAGCTACAAGAGGGGCAG
This genomic stretch from Tenacibaculum sp. Bg11-29 harbors:
- the dnaB gene encoding replicative DNA helicase; this encodes MERTQSLRGTKAEKSKIISLEKGKLPPQALELEEAVLGAMMIDKKGIDEIIDILSPDSFYDKRHQEVYAAIYTLFQNSEPIDLLSVSNQLKKDGTLDLAGGDFYLIGLTQKVASSAHIEFHARIILEKYIQRRLITISSEIIESAYNETVDVFDLLDDAEGKLFEVTQGNLKKGAERADSLVQQSITKIQEISGKEGMSGLATGFTKLDALTSGWQPSDLIIIAARPGMGKTAFVISMAKNMAIDFGHGVAVFSLEMSSVQLITRMISSETGLTSEKLRKGNLEPHEWEQLNVKVKKLSDAPIFIDDTPALSIFDLRAKARRLVSQHDVKIIVIDYLQLMTAGGAGGNREQEISTISRNLKALAKELSIPVIALSQLSRAVETRGGSKRPLLSDLRESGAIEQDADIVSFIFRPEYYGMTEWDDDDHSPCEGQGEFIVAKHRNGGMDNIRLKFTGHLALFSDLEEGISSEFQSSMNTGIESGFNTDVASSDFVSPEDAFGPSDDDVPF
- the rplI gene encoding 50S ribosomal protein L9, which codes for MELILKQDVENLGFKDDVVTVKNGYGRNSLIPKGYAILATSSAKKVLAENLKQRAFKEAKLIEDATKIAEAVKGYELKITSKVGSGDKLFGSVNNINVAEALAKAGTVIDKKFIKVTGGSVKRLGKYNAAVRLHRAVVADIVFEVVAEK
- the rpsF gene encoding 30S ribosomal protein S6, whose amino-acid sequence is MNHYETVFILNPVLSETQIKETVKKFEDYLLSKGAEMISKEDWGLKKLAYPIEKKKSGFYHLLDYKVAGDAITAFELEFRRDDSVMRYLTVRLDKHAEAWAEKRRERVKSAKK
- a CDS encoding transketolase, coding for MPTTQQLQDFTQQVRRDIVRMVHAVSSGHPGGSLGCAEFLTCLYQEIMEYSTDFEMDGNKEDLFFLSNGHISPVYYSVLARSGFFPVAELATFRKLNTRLQGHPTTHEKLPGIRIASGSLGQGMSVAIGAAEAKKLNGDDKIVYTLHGDGELQEGQNWEAAMYASGKKIDNLISTIDVNEKQIDGTTDQVLAMGSLKAKFEAFGWDVLEVREGNNVEAILSGMADAKSRTGKGKPVCVLLYTEMGNGIDFMMNTHAWHGKAPNDEQLAESLAQNPETLGDY
- a CDS encoding asparagine synthetase B; the protein is MKKTLFLLLFLFLSNSILASFVYVPMSSENQKNHLKAYGIVYYALQNGLKAKWLLNYDGGAFLIENNESIVKECKIRGVSYQVITDAKSALILEEISSPSKNQEAVTLEKAPKIAVYSPKGKMPWDDAVTMVLTYAEIPFDVIYDEEVLNDKLLLYEWLHLHHEDFTGQYGRFYGAFRTAPWYIQQKKDAEALATKLGYTKVSEEKRAVAKKIRDYVVGGGFMFAMCSATDSFDISLAADGIDICEGMFDGDASEPSYQSKIDFNKTFAFKDFQLIRNPTTYEFSSIDMTRKRRIKKEVDYFTLKEFSAKWDQVPTMLTQNHTQLVKGFMGQTTSFDYNTMKSTVIVLGENSTNKEGKYIHGTKGKGMFTFYGGHDPEDYQHRIGDPKTELDLHPTSPGYRLILNNVLFPAAKKKKQKT
- the rpsR gene encoding 30S ribosomal protein S18, which translates into the protein MASTTIEQQSKGNKQGEVRYLTPLDIETKKEAKYCRFKKNGFKYIDYKDADFLMYLVNEQGKILPRRLTGTSLKYQRKVAQAIKRARHLALMPYVGDLLK
- the pepT gene encoding peptidase T; translation: MNKQHIIDRFIKYVTIDTESDPNNPAFPSTEKQWDLARVLEKELKELGMEDVDLDENCYLMATLPSNLDYEVPTIGFVAHIDTSPDFTGANVKPQIHENYDGKDILLNKEQNIVLSPDYFDDLLQYKGQTIITTDGTTLLGADDKAGVTEIVSAMEYLIQNPEIKHGKIRVCFPPDEEVGKGAHMFDVEKFGAQWAYTMDGSQIGELEYENFNAAGAKITINGKIVHPGYAKGKMINSMTIASELINALPEDEVPEKTTGYEGFFHLHQMEGKVEKTVLQYIIRDHDMELFKNRKQAMLDLVSVMNTKLGKDLIEIEIKDQYYNMKEKVTPVMHIVDIAEEVMNDLGIKPLIKAIRGGTDGSQLSYKGLPCPNIFAGGHNFHGRYEYVPVESILKAIEVIVGITEKVATKFK
- a CDS encoding helix-turn-helix domain-containing protein, translating into MSFFLKKTLIFSLLFIINLTINSQNTAFSLDSLSQKGYNELSDLFYESKPDTLKAITYANAYFSKAIKEKDTMEMVNGKYYLADIKNDENIYLNYCDSLIKLTETKPNKNFPSCIYIDRSKYYLHKNVINKSLTDVLKVIEITKKIKNDSLLNISKMFLALLKSRQKKHKKSNILYKQVYNYVLKNQYFNPKSDFYSIIVNMPFSYIHLKKYDSAYIYCNKAKSIYKKSMDSSFYLGNLNKIYATINFKQKNFNKAISYYNKVTPFLIDDENYYALRNNFYLIAKCYDSLKNHNSALKHYLKVDSLHQLHKSPSENLQFTFKYLTKHYKLKSNFKKQLYYLDKLLKIKNALNEQHKSLDKTFTEEYDIPNLLAEKKAIIYTLEKQIQKSKRNKLIYLSLLFITTLLILYQLKKRNIYKKRFLDLVNQRESIKHITIQNTKNTVTNKHNIPNNIVTSILKELDIFEKEKAFLNSDNSLQALANKVNTNTNYLSKVINHHKNTTFSNYINNLRINYTVKRLKTDSLLRKYTIKAIANEVGFKNAESFSKAFYKFTEIKPSYFIKELEKTEINI
- a CDS encoding DUF3810 domain-containing protein, encoding MQYNKKQIIFALTLPFQLLIVQFLSQKPQWVEQYYSNGLYPYISSFFRFIFGWIPFSVGDVLGFVLLFSLTRAIYRLIKDRFKNSITLLIRLTATLAIIYFCFYTFWGLNYFREPLAKNLGLQQSNYTTEQLIQTTKKIVLELNKIHLKITDNDTIKIESPHTQKEIYTLAPNGYKKLAVIYPQLTYKTSSIKNSLVSLFQSYNGTAGYINPITGEAQINDMIPKTGYPSTTCHEMAHQIGWAAENDANFVGFLASIYNDDIYFKYSGYRMAYNYCISQVYKHDKKLAKEIKHSVNKGIYKDYRGSYLHWKKFDNPIEPYFKKGYNSYLKANNQSKGIKSYSYVVDLLIAYFKQKK
- the lysA gene encoding diaminopimelate decarboxylase → MNREELLNLANKYGSPLYVYDTEKIINQYKNMTAAFSKVKNLKINYAVKALSNINILKVFKTLKSGLDTVSIQEVRLGLLAGFAPKDIIYTPNGVSLQEIEEVAKLGIQINIDNLSILELFGQKHPKTPVCIRINPHIMAGGNSNISVGHIDSKFGISIHQVPHIKRVVENTGMRINGIHMHTGSDILDIDTFIRASDILFDVAKQFKNIDFIDFGSGFKVPYKKDDISTDIIELGDKLSDRFNKFCKVYGKNVTLMFEPGKFLVSESGYFLAKVNVIKQTTSTVFAGVDSGMNHLIRPMLYNSHHTIENLSNPKGRERFYSIVGYICETDTFGSNRRINEISEEDILCFNNAGAYCYSMASNYNSRFKPAEVMIYKGKDYLIRKRETIEDILRNQEDIKIM